A window of [Ruminococcus] lactaris ATCC 29176 genomic DNA:
CAGCAATAAAATATTTATGAGAGGTGATTTTTATGGTAGTAGATGATTTTGCAAACCGCATTAAAGAACTAAGACAGCAGCAAGGGTTAAGCCAAGAAAAGTTTGCATTAAAAATTGATATGGACAGGACTTATTATGCCTCTGTTGAAGCCGGAAAGCGAAATGTATCCATAAAGAATATCAAAAAAATTGCTGATGGCTTTGAAATATCACTTGAGGAACTATTTAAAAATATGTGAGGTGTAATATTATGGCAAAAAAGGATTTACAAGGAAGAGATAATTGGCAAACCGAGTCTGGCCCTGGTGGAAAAGCCGGTGTTGCAGAACAAAATTTAATATCGGTCTTTAAAGAAGCATTTAAGGATACAGATTATGTGATCTCAGATCATCCTACCAACTTAAAGCATCTGTACGAAAATGTAGAACTCCCTGCCAAAACAATAGCGGCTATATTCAATCCAGACTTAGCAACAATGAAGAATGCTCAAAAACGTGGTTGGGGTGTATCTCCTGATTTTTCTATTACAAATAAAAAACGGGAAAAATTTTATTTGGTGAAATAAAAAGACAGGATGGCTGGGTTGAAGGAAAAGATCCAAGTGCCGGCCGTGGAAATGCACATGAACGTATGTGTAAATTGTTCACTCCAGGACTTATGAAAGCATACCGCCAAATCAGCAAAATCTCAGATCCTTCAATCTTACCATTTTGGGTTGTTCTTGAAGGTGACATCACAAGAGATCCAAAAAGAAATAGAGAAATTGCTTTTTGGTTTGATGAATATGACAAGAACTATTTTATGTGGAGACCCGGAGTAGATGGAAGTGCTTTGGTTG
This region includes:
- a CDS encoding helix-turn-helix domain-containing protein, which produces MVVDDFANRIKELRQQQGLSQEKFALKIDMDRTYYASVEAGKRNVSIKNIKKIADGFEISLEELFKNM